TACAACCGCTTCATATAATGGTGCTGTCATTGGTGGCAATCGTGGCGGCGCATACTGGCTAAATACTTATCAACTGGATCAACGCCCTTTATACGAACTTACCGCACTCACATTACACGAAGCAGTACCAGGTCATCATCATCAGTCAGCTATTTCAAGTGAACTAAAAAATGTACCTAAATTTCGTTTAGGGCTTTATTTTAGTGCATATGGTGAAGGCTGGGGATTATATTCAGAAAAGTTAGGTGTAGAAATGGGGGTTTACGACACGCCATATGATCATTTTGGCCGCTTAAGTTACGAAATGTGGCGAGCCTGTCGTTTGGTTATTGATACAGGCATACATTCTCAAGGTTGGAGTAGACAGCAAGGTATCGACTTCCTTGCGAGTAACACTTCGTTATCTGAAGCGAATGTAAGAGCTGAAGTAGATCGCTATATATCGTGGCCTGGACAAGCACTTTCATATAAATTAGGCGAAATTGCTATTTGGAAGCTTAGAAATAAAGCAGAAAAAGCACTAGGCGCAAAATTTAGCCTTCCTGATTTTCATGATGCTTTACTAGGTAACGGTGCATTACCACTTACCATGGTTGAAGCTGAAATTGACCGATTTATAGCGGCTAATAAGTAAGCCGAGTTCAGGTTAAATAAGTTAAATGCTATTACGTTAACGTTGATAAAATTTAATTCGAAAAATCAGATGTTAACAATAAAATATCATAAACTGCTCAGCCAACGGTTGTGCAGTTTATGAGTGATAACTATTAAAAAATGAGCTTACTGATTTTTTAAGTAAGTATCAACGGCTTCGACATAAGCTTCTTAATTTTTATTAATTTATTCAATAGCTAGGTGGAAACCATTAATTCTATTTAAGAATGCCCCTAACAACCTTGTTGTTACATAAGGTTCAATCATTGCAGAATTATCAAAGTTAAAGTTAACTTCGATAACTAACGCTTAATATTTCATAAGCTTTACGAATTTCAATAAAATCTTCTGGGCAGCCCCCTTTATCTGGGTGGCTCATAGTGACTTTACTTTTATATGACTGACGAATATCCAGCCAATTTACACCTTTCTCTAGACCTAATGTAGCCAACGCCGCATCAACTTTATCCACCGCGCGATACTTTTGCCAAAAGCTTGCAAAGAGTGCGTTAACGTCGTCAGCAGTAATGTTCTTCAAATTAGACCAAGCTAGATAATAGTGAGCTAAATCAGTATCACGTGTGGTTAAGCTATGTTCATTTGCTGCGTTCTTAGCAATAAGACAAATTTCTAATGGAAAAATAGTGAGTAAGAAACCTTCCGTTTGAATATCACGTTGAATTTGATATAAGGCATTCATAACAAAAAAATTCTTCTGAAAAAGAATAACTTGAGGGTCTTCTTCTTTACCAATAAGGGAAATAAGATCATCTTTACAAAGGTTAACTAAATCAATTAATGAGCATGCGCTATGTTGTTTTTTTAAATACTCCAAAATAGGAATAATCAAAGGATTGGTCATTAATTTAGCTTCCTTTAAATGAATTTCTGACATGTATTATCATTGCACTATGCTTTATATTAATTATGCTTTATATCAACTTTACTAGATACGACTGAATAAATGTCAGATTATTTTACACTTTTAATTTTTACCTTCATCTAAGAAACTAATTAACTGATAAATAAAAGTTTTAATTTTTGGTATATAACCTGCTTAAGTTATGAAGGAACATTAAAAATTACTAAAGGATAATAAAATGAATATAAACTTTTTTAAAGCAACTGTTGTTACCTTAGCATTAGCTGTAAGTAGTTTTGCTAATTCATCTTTAATTACGCATGAATTTAACGATGGAGACTCTTTAGCTGCTTGGTCTGTAGATCGTACAGCGCCTGACGGATTTGAAATTATAAATAATGAACTTGTTATGTCGTTAACAGGGCCAGTTCACCCTACAAATACTTTTTATGATACGCACGGAATGAATCTTGATGTTGGTCAATCAAACTATGTATCTATTGATGTTTTCATTGATAAGGCTTGGATCAACACTGAGCGATATGGTGGTGTGTGGGCTGAATCTTTTAACGCAGCTGATGTCACTACAGGTTGGCCTATTGTTGAATTTAGCGGGATAAGCGGAGTACAAGCTTGGGATAATGGTGGTTGGCAAGCATTTACAACTAACTTTATTACTGGCGAATTTAATAACTTTAAACTTCAAGTAACTTCTAATGGTGTAGAGTACTCATTAAACGATACTGTTTTTTATACTGATACTGTTGTAGATACACAATATTTTGGCAAAGTATTTTTGAATGCTAAATATGAAGGAAATGATTTTTCAGTAAGATATGACAACTTAGTTTATGGGACTGTTAACGTTCCAGAGCCTTCAACCTTTGCTATTTTCGCATTAGGTATCTTGGGTTTAGCGTCACGTAAATTTAACAAGTAATAAGCTGATCGGTTATACACGCTTACATTCAAGTAAATGAATAGAATAAAAAGCACCATTTTTTTGTGCTTTTTATTTACTTTAATTTAAAGAGTTGTCTCGTCCTGTATTCATGTTTCACTCGTGATTTTTAGCCGAAAACTAGTAATACTGTCAGCAATCTTTTTCGTAAAAACTAAACTTATATATAGATTCATATACTTGCCCAGCTCCATAGAAGAAGCCTGTATGAATTACGTACTAAAAACAACGAAACAGGGTCTTTTTATAAGGCTATTATTGTAAAGATGCTAACGCTTTTTGATAAAAAAGCTCCTTGTCATGATTACTTGTTTGAGTAAAATAAATAATGAATGCGTTCAATGTTTTAATAAGCTCTTCATCCGTAATATTTTTGTTTTCTCTCATTATTGTTAAGCATCGCGTTAAATAGGTTTCAGCTTTGTCACTGTCGCCTTTTAATAAATAGAGCCGTGCTAAACCAATTAAAGGACCTCTTAGTCCAGGATGATGCTCACCTAAAACTTCGATCTTAAAGTTAAGCCCTTCTTGATATAAACTGAGAGCTTTATCCAGTTGATTCCTATCGAGGTAAAGATTAGCAAGCTCTTGTGATGCGGTTAACGTGGTTGGGTGTTTAATACCTAATTTAGAGGTTAATTTTTTTACGGTATCTTCAATTAAAGGTCGTGCTTCGTCATAGCTTGCATTCAAGCGTAATAAACGTGAAAACTTCATTTGCGTTTGTAAGGTTTCAATATGGCTTTGACCTAGAATATCTTGTCTTAATTGCAGTGTTTTTCTAAATAACTGTTCAGCCTCTTCTACTTTACCTAAACCACGGTAACTATCAGCAAGGTTATGCATTGATCTTAATACCGTAATATGATGTTCTCCAAAGACCACTGATGCATGCTGAATATGTGCATTAATCATAGGCACTGCTAATTGATATTGCCCCATAGTTTCATATAATGAACCTAAGCTACTGGAACATACTAATGTTAATGGATCATATTCACCTAAAAGAACTCGACTATTTTCAATACACAAGGTGTACATCTCTTTAGCTTCTTCGTAGTCCCCTAGCCAGTAAGCTATAGTGCCCAATTGATTTAATGAACGAATGCTTTCTTTATTTTTATTACTAAAAAGTTTTTGTCGTTTTTCATAAACTTGTGTAAATATTTTTTTTGCTTTCTCTAGCGATCCCGTATCCTGATAAAAACCACCTAAATTACTTAAATAACCAAGGTATATAGGACTTTCTTCACCATACAATGTTTTACTTAGTGCGATAGACTCTTTAATTAACGGCAATTGAATTTTGAACTCAAATTTATTACCGTAAAAAAGAATATATTGCCTCAAAAAGTTTAAGTATTCTTTGCCTTGCGGTAATTCAGTATTGTTATAGAACGCTGCCGCGTTTATTAAATGCTTTTCTGCGGATTCGGATATCCCTAAGTCGATATAAATACCAGCAATGACCGTTTGTATAGTCGCATCAATTTCAGGATGCTGAGCTAAAGCATTATCAGCATTAAGGTTTTCACTTGCTTTTACCAAAATATCTTTGACTAATACCTCTTTACCTTTGGCTTTTTGGGGTTGGATTTCCTTAAACATATTAGTTAAAAATGTGGATATTGCATCGGTTTTTTTGCTCTGGTATAAAGCGACATCACGCTCATAAGCGACCTGCCTTGATTGATACCAGGTTAAAAAGCTAAAACCAACCATGGCTAATACAAACAATGTGATGAAATTATTCTTTCTGTTTTCGTGCCGCTTAGATTTGGAAATAAACTCGATTTCATTAGCATTTAGATGAATGCCAGAGCGCTTACTTAATTGAATATCGTCTAAAATCTTCTGCTTTGAATTGAGTAACGTGTCAGTAGACTTATTACTTTCTAACCAATATAAACAATCATCTGCCAATTGTTCACGCTTATAAATTGCTTCACTATTTTCGTTAACCCATTCGCTAATTCGATGCCAATGCTTTAATAAGGCTTCATGAGCAATAGTGATAAATTGTACTTCATTATCTGTTTTTTCATTTTCAGCTTTTGAAGGAAAGTAACGCTGCTCTCCTGTTGATGTCTGAAGGATTGTTACGAAAAGGTGCGCATTAAGAAAGCTTTGAATAAATTCTTTTTCGGCTGGATCATCAAAAATAGCTACTGGTACTTTTCGTGCCGTAATACTCAGCTTATTACGGTAGTCTATTTTGACTAAAGCGTGCATTATGCTCTCCCAGCATTTTTGCGCAGATGGTGATAAAAGATTAAAGGTGATTTCTGCTTGCTGAGCTATCGCTCCTTCCATTCCCCCCATATCATGATAAACGCTAAGCAGTAATTTGTTATCTTTACTACGTTGCTGGTATAGCAAGTCAAGTGTGTACTCTAACAGTGGTAGAGCATCGTGGTTTTTAACCGCTGCGGCCAGTAATATCTCATCCAATTGTTCGCCGCTTATTTCATCTTTTTCAAATGTTAAGCCTGCGGCTATAGCTGGATTACGTATCATCCTTGTAATTTCAATGGGGCTGGCGGCTTGTAAGTCGTATTGACGTCCATTATCTTTTAAATCAGGAAAACCGTTAACGTCGATACATTCTGCATAAAAATCATTTCGTAACATGGCAATACATAATAAATTTTCGCATTGTGCTAATTGCTTTATACAAATAACCAGGTTTTCTTTCAAACGCGTATCTAAATTATCATCCAGTAAAAATTGTTCAAACTGATCAATAACCAATAATTGGTAATTTTTTACCTTATTTGGACCGTCAATGTTTTCTGTTAATTCACCAGTGTTTACGAGGTCGTTTTGAACGAGATTTGCTGTATATAATCCTGACGTTAGTTTGAGTGGTGTTTGTTCTACTTCCTTTATAAAAGTCGTCAATTCAATATCAGGCTTTAATAGAGATAAAGTACTTAAAGCATTAATAATTGTAGCCGTAGGTGATTCATGAATACTTTGATTGGGCGTTAT
The sequence above is a segment of the Colwellia sp. 20A7 genome. Coding sequences within it:
- a CDS encoding DNA-J related domain-containing protein, producing the protein MTNPLIIPILEYLKKQHSACSLIDLVNLCKDDLISLIGKEEDPQVILFQKNFFVMNALYQIQRDIQTEGFLLTIFPLEICLIAKNAANEHSLTTRDTDLAHYYLAWSNLKNITADDVNALFASFWQKYRAVDKVDAALATLGLEKGVNWLDIRQSYKSKVTMSHPDKGGCPEDFIEIRKAYEILSVSYRS
- a CDS encoding PEP-CTERM sorting domain-containing protein translates to MNINFFKATVVTLALAVSSFANSSLITHEFNDGDSLAAWSVDRTAPDGFEIINNELVMSLTGPVHPTNTFYDTHGMNLDVGQSNYVSIDVFIDKAWINTERYGGVWAESFNAADVTTGWPIVEFSGISGVQAWDNGGWQAFTTNFITGEFNNFKLQVTSNGVEYSLNDTVFYTDTVVDTQYFGKVFLNAKYEGNDFSVRYDNLVYGTVNVPEPSTFAIFALGILGLASRKFNK
- a CDS encoding nSTAND1 domain-containing NTPase, whose protein sequence is MASKDHLNTTDKQYSFTLGEWAVDSGSNQLISKDNSFTIEPKMMDVLIYLCQNAGQTISAEQLLIACWSGTFYGDAPVQKCIAGLRKKLGCNAKQPIYIETIYRRGYRIISDVVFKNEASHFAPRQSLAQWTHGSPYMGLNTFDESHTPIYFGRTKAIAEVIQSLKHCIERRCHFLLLLGKSGSGKSSLIRAGVLPYLNSETGFSQLRVKQHHIITPNQSIHESPTATIINALSTLSLLKPDIELTTFIKEVEQTPLKLTSGLYTANLVQNDLVNTGELTENIDGPNKVKNYQLLVIDQFEQFLLDDNLDTRLKENLVICIKQLAQCENLLCIAMLRNDFYAECIDVNGFPDLKDNGRQYDLQAASPIEITRMIRNPAIAAGLTFEKDEISGEQLDEILLAAAVKNHDALPLLEYTLDLLYQQRSKDNKLLLSVYHDMGGMEGAIAQQAEITFNLLSPSAQKCWESIMHALVKIDYRNKLSITARKVPVAIFDDPAEKEFIQSFLNAHLFVTILQTSTGEQRYFPSKAENEKTDNEVQFITIAHEALLKHWHRISEWVNENSEAIYKREQLADDCLYWLESNKSTDTLLNSKQKILDDIQLSKRSGIHLNANEIEFISKSKRHENRKNNFITLFVLAMVGFSFLTWYQSRQVAYERDVALYQSKKTDAISTFLTNMFKEIQPQKAKGKEVLVKDILVKASENLNADNALAQHPEIDATIQTVIAGIYIDLGISESAEKHLINAAAFYNNTELPQGKEYLNFLRQYILFYGNKFEFKIQLPLIKESIALSKTLYGEESPIYLGYLSNLGGFYQDTGSLEKAKKIFTQVYEKRQKLFSNKNKESIRSLNQLGTIAYWLGDYEEAKEMYTLCIENSRVLLGEYDPLTLVCSSSLGSLYETMGQYQLAVPMINAHIQHASVVFGEHHITVLRSMHNLADSYRGLGKVEEAEQLFRKTLQLRQDILGQSHIETLQTQMKFSRLLRLNASYDEARPLIEDTVKKLTSKLGIKHPTTLTASQELANLYLDRNQLDKALSLYQEGLNFKIEVLGEHHPGLRGPLIGLARLYLLKGDSDKAETYLTRCLTIMRENKNITDEELIKTLNAFIIYFTQTSNHDKELFYQKALASLQ